Genomic DNA from Bradysia coprophila strain Holo2 chromosome X unlocalized genomic scaffold, BU_Bcop_v1 contig_39, whole genome shotgun sequence:
GCGCGGTGGTTATACGCTTAAATCTATTAAGCCGAGAGAGTGgaacaataaaaaacaatcTTTTTAGGATTCAATTCGATAAAAACACAAGCACAATGAAATCAGTTGAAAGAATATTGATGTGGTTCGGGATGTACGTTCTTTTGTCAAATAAACACTTGGTAATGCTACAAAAACATGGACCGAATGCTGTTAGGATAAACAAATGTTGTGAAAAGAATGAAATATTAATAGATCTTCGATGTACGGAGGTGAATCGAACGGCAGGTGAGTTTTGTGAAATagaatttagaaaaaataaaGGGGAACCGTTTACGCAATGTTGTGCTTAGGAGGTGTGCTTAATGAGAATCAACAAGTATATGGGATATTTACACGCGGCGAGTTATTCAATCATTATTTAATCAGCATTTTgtctgtttatttataggaataGATATTGCAGCGGGTATTTGAGTTTTTTGGGATCAATCGAACCTCAGAGTAGCGGAGAGTTCTTGGAGGGAATATTTTTCTGATATTTCCGGCGTAATCTCAAAGTTAAACACAAGATTTAAGGGATCTTTGAGGTCTAGATGTTCGTAACTGACATCAATGTCGataaatcgattttaaaatttatttcctaaTCCTAACCCTCTATTCATATTCCAAATCTCCGTATCCATATACCAGCCCGAAAAATTTCTAATCTTTAGAAGAATCGAATCCCATTTCGGGAGATAATGAAACTCGTCCCAATGAATCGAAAAAATCTCCTCAGTTTCCATCCTATAGGTTCAGTTGTTCTTTAGAAATCATCAACGGTTTAGTATGATTAAATTCGTCAATATACATTTTCCCAGcctaattcctttcaataaCCTTACCAATAAAATCATCAAACAAGAGGCTATTCCATGAACCGGATAAATGTGaacgaaaaccaaaaaaaaagttatgacGATTTGGTGAAATATGTTGAACCGAAATGTATTTTATTAATGCGTCAGTATCCCATTCAAttgcatttttcattaaaacattGACAAATATTCAACCATTTCGTATTTATCAAATTCATCTACTGGTCGgataaactattttttgtcaTCAATTTATTCCAACGGTCCTACATTCcataaaaaagataaaaaactgaaattcgaatagtaacaaaacaaaaacgttgaaaattgaaataaaaataatcgaCGACAATTTCAAGTGATTGAAAAGCAATCACCATTACGATTTGAAAACGAGAATGGAAgggaaaaaagaaactatcATCAACAAAGTGATACAGTTGGTGGTTTTATATGTACAATGCATACCCTCCATATACCATAACAATCTTCTCACCATAATACCATTTGAAAGTGATAATACAATTAGATAAATGATCGAAAGAATGAACGTAAAACAGAGTTTTGTCTAAAATCGAACACAGAAATAGAAAAAcccataaaagaaaataaattcttatcTAAAtaaaacgaggaaaaaaaaagaaatgtttttgattggTATATACtacaccagaaaatagaaaaaaaaagtctgtaGACATAGTATAGAGACCAGAAGAACACCAATGTGTAAGACGATAAGTTCGAAAGTGAAGTTAATTTTTCGACGGTATACATTAATGTTGTTAATCTCTCCATACTACCGttggaaactaatttattttcgtttatttatttatttttaaaatgtaataGGGCTCTGGCAACCATTCTTCACTGGCTATGATGGCAGAGAAAATGTTCAAGTTGACGAATTTTGGTTCGCCATCGGAGTACCAGATTGTGGACCGATGCAAATGTGGCCCGTTTATCATTATCAGAAGGTATGCTCGGTCGAAAACAGCGGATGTTCTTCTATTTAATTCGCATCATTTTGAAACAGAGTCAAGACAAATTACATTTATTACCCGATGGTAAACTGAGACATTACATTAAAAATCCAGACGATGAGGACGATTTGTATGAGAAACATATCGAAAAGGATGAGTCTCCTCTATACTACGACTACGAACAAGGGCAGTATTGCATGGATaaggtaaatatttttagaatcGAAAGATCAATACCACACACTTTGATAGCGAGTCTGTGAAGTAAGGTCAAGAAAAAAACGAGCTCTGGCTGCAAACTGTGCCATATATTCTTGCAACAAACTGGCATAGTATATGTCATACATTAATGCTTTGTCCAGTAGTCGGCAAGGAGATGAACTAAAATGTATATAACTTACAGCCAAGACTGAATGATACGTACAACAAACCTATTTTTTGTACGAGTACCTGGTACAATGAGAGTTCTATCTCTAAGAAAAATGGATAGTTTGCAGCCAaagcaattttttgtcaggTTAAAAAGCTTTTCACTGCTAAAAAGCTAAACTTTGTGGAATAAAGTCTGTCCAAGACATTCCATTCTGTTTAAGTGATCAGcacaatttcattgaaatttatcgCTCAATTCAGGCTATTTCAACAACCAAGTCCGAAAGTGTTGCTCAATTTGCTATGGTCTGTTCGCCGGAAAAAGTGATTCATTGGACCGACACTGACTTTCTGTTACGCAAAATTATCAATTCCGTTTGTCATGGCATATCCATCAGCATTTTGATGATTGTAGCAGTCATCTATTTCGTACTACCAACGCTGAGGTAACTTTTTCGGTATCGTTTTACTTGGCGTTtgattttaccttttttttgttttatcagaGATCTAGTCGGCAACATAATCACAACGATAACAATTTGCCTGATCGTAAGCCAAGCAGCTAATTTGGTTAGAATTTTTACGGAATTTAGCAGTCACGTCAGTTTTATGGTTGCTGATATCGTTCTGTATGTGGCCCTATTGGGTGCATTCTTCTGGCTGAACAGTTTAGGCTATTACATTTGGCGCACGTTTAGGTACGTATAGTGACTGGATTGACCAATATCAGTATGAAGTACGGTTTTACATCTCATCAGATCGCGAAATGTTTTCCTGAGAGTGACTGACGGACGAAAATATTGTTGGTATTCGGGGTATGCTTGGACGGCCACTGGATGTATGGCATGCTTTGCGGTATTTGCTCATTTCTATTTGGACTCTGTCCATTCGAAAAAGAGATTTATGGTGGCCGATCAGGAAACAATCGGTAAAGGACAATCGGCTTTTCTGAGACGGGAATTTGTTCTCTAATTAAccaagaaaatcaatttgtcaATTTAGGATGGCTTGGCATTGTCATATTCTTTACGCCAATTGCATGCACAATTATCATTGACATTTTCTTCTACGTAACAACTATGCAAATAATCAATCGAATGAACACATATGGACGAATCCATCACAAACTGAAATCGAGGTACCGGCATTTCTTTAACGGATGTTAATTTGATCATTTCATTGACActgagacttttttttaatttcagtttcgTCATGTTCTCACTACTGCTTCTCGTCATGTCAGTGTCATGGCTGTTCTTGATTTTGTCTTGGATTGACTACGACGGTCTACTCTACGCTCACATAATCGTCAATTCTGTACAGGCTCCGTTTATATTGTACATCTGTGTGTTACGGCAGAAACAtgtgaaatttttgctgaagaaaacGTGCTGTTACAATGAGCCGCCATCGGCGTCAGATTGGGGAGATGAAATGACTTACATGAATGGGGGCGATTATTGATGACTAAAGACTTTTATGGACTTAAATACGGACTTATCATTCCCTCCAtgtacaaaaatatgaaaatcatagaattttagtaaaaatacAGATTGCCTGCCTGCCTCTTAATCTCAAT
This window encodes:
- the LOC119069829 gene encoding probable G-protein coupled receptor Mth-like 5 isoform X1; this translates as MSTSADHRIQFDKNTSTMKSVERILMWFGMYVLLSNKHLVMLQKHGPNAVRINKCCEKNEILIDLRCTEVNRTAGLWQPFFTGYDGRENVQVDEFWFAIGVPDCGPMQMWPVYHYQKSQDKLHLLPDGKLRHYIKNPDDEDDLYEKHIEKDESPLYYDYEQGQYCMDKAISTTKSESVAQFAMVCSPEKVIHWTDTDFLLRKIINSVCHGISISILMIVAVIYFVLPTLRDLVGNIITTITICLIVSQAANLVRIFTEFSSHVSFMVADIVLYVALLGAFFWLNSLGYYIWRTFRSRNVFLRVTDGRKYCWYSGYAWTATGCMACFAVFAHFYLDSVHSKKRFMVADQETIGWLGIVIFFTPIACTIIIDIFFYVTTMQIINRMNTYGRIHHKLKSSFVMFSLLLLVMSVSWLFLILSWIDYDGLLYAHIIVNSVQAPFILYICVLRQKHVKFLLKKTCCYNEPPSASDWGDEMTYMNGGDY
- the LOC119069829 gene encoding probable G-protein coupled receptor Mth-like 5 isoform X2; the protein is MKSVERILMWFGMYVLLSNKHLVMLQKHGPNAVRINKCCEKNEILIDLRCTEVNRTAGLWQPFFTGYDGRENVQVDEFWFAIGVPDCGPMQMWPVYHYQKSQDKLHLLPDGKLRHYIKNPDDEDDLYEKHIEKDESPLYYDYEQGQYCMDKAISTTKSESVAQFAMVCSPEKVIHWTDTDFLLRKIINSVCHGISISILMIVAVIYFVLPTLRDLVGNIITTITICLIVSQAANLVRIFTEFSSHVSFMVADIVLYVALLGAFFWLNSLGYYIWRTFRSRNVFLRVTDGRKYCWYSGYAWTATGCMACFAVFAHFYLDSVHSKKRFMVADQETIGWLGIVIFFTPIACTIIIDIFFYVTTMQIINRMNTYGRIHHKLKSSFVMFSLLLLVMSVSWLFLILSWIDYDGLLYAHIIVNSVQAPFILYICVLRQKHVKFLLKKTCCYNEPPSASDWGDEMTYMNGGDY